A single window of Solenopsis invicta isolate M01_SB chromosome 3, UNIL_Sinv_3.0, whole genome shotgun sequence DNA harbors:
- the LOC105204661 gene encoding cytochrome P450 6j1: MIVLAISTLVFLVVLYFYLTRNFNYWQKREIPIADGVLPGFGHMKDILLLKSTISETLRKIYKENKNRSMVGIYSMSTPSLLILEPELVKTVLQTKFVNFHENYLKTDPKLDPLLSNNPFFTYGEKWQTGRKRLTYAFSNVRLKILFETVKQVCLKLEEYMDNKIGKAGRAEFLFNRLFAQFTAQVVSTVGFGIDGLCFDDNEKESLFEMGNVFVKPSTFNHLLFNLVFLIPTIGKLCQSKFLPQNIDHFFRTMVRDVLHQRRKQGIRGNDFLQLMVDLEKMEGEEFEMDVIASHAVSFFIDGYTTSSYTLSFVVFHLANNPEVQKKLREEVVSVINKYNGELTFEGIKDMTYLEKVIMESMRVTPSLGFLYKVCTEDTELAGSDGLVCHVKAGTPIMISVRGLHEDARYWENPEEFDPDRFSADRKHSINRFTYIPFGEGPRMCVGMRMALLQIKMCLITIMRKYSVELSPKTRLPLKLTASSFLDSPEGGLWGFFRPL; encoded by the coding sequence ATGATTGTGCTCGCGATTTCGACTCTTGTGTTTCTGGTAGTTCTCTATTTCTACTTGACGAGAAATTTTAACTACTGGCAGAAACGTGAAATACCTATTGCGGATGGAGTCTTGCCCGGCTTTGGCCACATGAAGGACATTCTTTTATTAAAGAGCACTATCTCCGAGACCCTTCGCAAGATCTACAAGGAAAACAAGAATCGCAGTATGGTAGGAATCTACAGCATGTCGACGCCGTCGTTGCTGATTTTGGAGCCAGAGCTGGTGAAAACAGTGCTGCAAACGAAGTTTGTGAATTTCCATGAGAATTACCTCAAAACCGATCCCAAATTGGACCCTCTTCTGTCGAACAATCCCTTTTTCACCTACGGTGAGAAGTGGCAGACCGGGAGAAAGCGCTTGACATACGCGTTCTCCAACGTGCGTCTAAAAATTCTGTTCGAGACCGTCAAGCAAGTGTGCTTGAAATTAGAGGAGTACATGGATAATAAGATAGGCAAAGCTGGAAGAGCGGAGTTTCTGTTTAATCGATTATTCGCCCAATTTACTGCGCAGGTGGTATCTACCGTTGGCTTCGGCATCGACGGCTTGTGCTTCGATGACAATGAGAAGGAGTCTCTCTTCGAGATGGGGAATGTCTTTGTCAAGCCGAGTACTTTTAACCACTTGCTGTTTAACCTCGTGTTTCTTATACCAACGATAGGCAAACTTTGTCAAAGTAAATTCTTGCCGCAGAACATCGATCATTTCTTCAGAACAATGGTTAGGGACGTTTTACACCAAAGAAGAAAACAGGGGATACGCGGAAACGATTTTCTCCAATTGATGGTCGATCTGGAAAAGATGGAGGGTGAAGAGTTTGAAATGGACGTCATCGCGTCCCACGCAGTGTCGTTCTTCATCGACGGCTACACCACCTCCAGCTATACTTTAAGCTTTGTCGTCTTCCACTTGGCTAATAATCCAGAAGTGCAAAAGAAATTACGCGAGGAGGTAGTCTCCGTGATTAACAAATACAATGGTGAGCTTACTTTCGAGGGAATAAAAGATATGACATACCTGGAAAAGGTCATAATGGAATCAATGAGGGTCACACCCTCGTTGGGATTCCTATACAAGGTTTGTACGGAGGATACCGAGTTGGCAGGGTCCGACGGACTCGTCTGTCACGTGAAAGCTGGAACTCCCATTATGATATCCGTCAGAGGACTGCACGAAGATGCCCGGTACTGGGAGAATCCTGAAGAGTTCGATCCCGACAGATTCAGCGCGGACAGAAAGCACAGCATAAACAGATTCACTTATATTCCCTTCGGCGAGGGACCGCGAATGTGCGTAGGAATGAGAATGGCCCTGCTGCAGATAAAAATGTGTTTGATTACGATTATGAGGAAGTACAGTGTAGAGTTATCCCCGAAGACGCGTTTACCATTGAAATTAACGGCTTCATCTTTCCTGGACTCTCCGGAGGGCGGCCTGTGGGGTTTCTTCCGGCCGCTTTAA